One part of the Desulfonema ishimotonii genome encodes these proteins:
- the sohB gene encoding protease SohB has translation MKDFMGNYSLFLAKALTIALTVSVVLAIGVAILESDNDSSAGYISVKKLNDRYEAITLEMKKHLLSADEYEKAAAVADAAKEAAEGEKAGRKRVFVLSFSGDLAASAVAGLREEISAVLGVATPEDEVIVRLESGGGMVHSYGLAASQLQRIRDRNIPLTIAVDKIAASGGYMMACVGDRLVAAPFAIIGSVGVIFSTPNFHRFLQKHDIDYEQITAGEYKRTLTLFGQITEKGRDKTIAQVQAVHDLFKQFIAAHRKSVDMEKVATGEFWYASQALNLKLVDELMTSDDLLRARSRTADLYEVTWQPNQTLSQQLSASVRLMVSDLFMGLWQLAAESRYQ, from the coding sequence ATGAAGGATTTTATGGGCAACTACAGTCTGTTTCTGGCCAAGGCGCTGACGATCGCCCTGACCGTTTCGGTCGTGCTTGCCATCGGGGTTGCTATTCTGGAAAGTGACAATGATTCGTCGGCCGGTTATATTTCCGTAAAAAAGCTCAATGACCGGTATGAGGCCATCACCCTGGAGATGAAAAAGCATCTGCTGAGTGCCGATGAATATGAGAAAGCGGCTGCGGTTGCCGATGCGGCAAAAGAGGCCGCAGAAGGGGAGAAAGCGGGGCGGAAACGGGTTTTTGTTCTCAGTTTCAGCGGGGATCTGGCGGCCTCGGCCGTCGCAGGCCTTCGGGAGGAAATCAGCGCAGTGTTGGGCGTTGCCACACCGGAAGACGAGGTGATTGTCCGGCTGGAGAGCGGGGGCGGCATGGTTCACAGTTACGGGCTGGCGGCCTCCCAGTTGCAGCGCATCCGGGACAGGAACATCCCCCTGACCATTGCCGTGGACAAAATAGCGGCCAGCGGCGGCTATATGATGGCCTGCGTGGGGGACCGGCTGGTGGCGGCCCCCTTTGCCATTATCGGTTCCGTCGGTGTGATTTTTTCCACCCCCAACTTTCACCGCTTTCTGCAAAAGCATGACATCGACTACGAGCAGATTACCGCCGGGGAATACAAGCGGACCCTGACCCTGTTCGGCCAGATTACGGAAAAGGGGCGGGATAAGACCATCGCGCAGGTGCAGGCGGTGCATGATCTGTTTAAGCAGTTTATCGCGGCGCACAGAAAATCGGTGGATATGGAAAAGGTGGCGACCGGCGAGTTCTGGTATGCGAGCCAGGCCCTGAATCTGAAGCTTGTGGATGAACTGATGACCAGCGATGATCTGCTGCGCGCCCGGAGCCGGACGGCAGACCTGTACGAGGTGACCTGGCAGCCGAATCAGACGCTGTCACAGCAGCTCTCGGCATCCGTCCGGCTGATGGTCAGCGACCTGTTCATGGGCCTGTGGCAGCTTGCCGCAGAGAGCCGTTACCAGTAG
- the purF gene encoding amidophosphoribosyltransferase, whose product MIDEKPRESCGLFGIHGHADAARLSYFGLYALQHRGQESAGIAVTNDNTIMSHKGMGLVSDVFRKAHFRELEGDTAVGHVRYSTTGSSILSNAQPFVVHYRKKSYAVAHNGNLVNAHSLKKELEETGSIFQTTMDSEVVLHFLVSNLKYGFEQALTYTVSRLKGAFSFILMTSQGELVGIKDPNGFRPLCLGKLNGSYVLASESCALDLVQAEFIRELDPGEIVIISKNGIKSLRTPTPKRRSFCIFEFIYFARPDSTISDMNVYQVRKAHGKRLAREAPVEADLVMPFPDSGTYAALGYSEESGIPFEMAMIRNHYVGRTFIQPSQSMRDFSVRVKLNPVRELLRGKDIIIIEDSIIRGTTVRTRVKALREIGVKRIHMRVSGPPHRFPCHYGIDFSTKGELIAATKSVQELSDYLGLDSLHYLSLKGLLEATGIENPENYFCKACFDGCYPVQFDENLSKSCMEVR is encoded by the coding sequence ATGATAGACGAAAAACCACGCGAATCATGTGGATTATTTGGTATTCACGGACATGCTGACGCTGCACGGCTCAGTTATTTCGGCCTGTATGCGCTCCAGCACCGGGGCCAGGAGAGCGCAGGCATTGCGGTCACAAACGACAACACCATCATGTCCCACAAGGGCATGGGACTGGTGTCCGACGTATTCAGAAAAGCCCATTTCAGGGAACTGGAAGGCGATACCGCCGTCGGCCATGTGCGGTACTCCACCACGGGGAGTTCCATTCTCTCCAATGCCCAGCCCTTTGTGGTTCACTACCGGAAAAAATCCTATGCGGTGGCCCATAACGGCAACCTGGTCAACGCCCACAGCCTGAAAAAAGAGCTGGAGGAGACCGGCTCCATCTTTCAGACCACCATGGACAGCGAAGTCGTTCTTCACTTCCTTGTCAGCAACCTCAAATACGGATTTGAACAGGCCCTCACCTACACCGTCTCGCGGCTCAAGGGGGCCTTTTCTTTTATCCTGATGACAAGCCAGGGCGAGCTTGTGGGAATCAAAGACCCCAACGGATTCCGGCCCCTCTGCCTCGGCAAACTCAACGGCAGCTACGTGCTGGCCTCGGAATCCTGCGCCCTGGACCTTGTGCAGGCCGAATTTATCCGGGAGCTCGACCCTGGCGAGATCGTGATCATCAGTAAAAACGGGATTAAAAGCCTGCGGACCCCCACCCCCAAACGCCGCAGCTTCTGCATCTTCGAGTTCATCTACTTTGCAAGGCCGGACAGCACCATCTCCGACATGAACGTCTATCAGGTCCGAAAGGCCCACGGCAAACGCCTGGCCCGGGAGGCCCCGGTTGAGGCCGATCTGGTCATGCCCTTTCCCGACTCCGGCACCTACGCGGCACTCGGATATTCCGAGGAATCCGGCATCCCCTTTGAGATGGCCATGATCCGCAACCACTATGTGGGCCGGACCTTCATCCAGCCCTCCCAGAGTATGCGGGACTTCAGCGTCCGGGTGAAGCTGAATCCGGTCCGGGAACTGCTCCGGGGCAAGGACATTATCATTATCGAAGACTCCATCATCCGGGGAACGACCGTCAGAACCCGCGTGAAAGCCCTGCGGGAGATCGGCGTCAAGCGGATTCACATGCGCGTCAGCGGCCCGCCCCACCGGTTTCCGTGCCATTATGGCATCGACTTTTCCACCAAGGGTGAGTTGATCGCAGCCACCAAGTCGGTTCAGGAACTGAGCGACTATCTCGGGCTGGACAGCCTCCACTACCTCAGCCTGAAAGGCCTCCTGGAGGCCACGGGCATTGAAAACCCGGAAAATTATTTCTGCAAGGCCTGTTTTGATGGCTGCTACCCGGTCCAGTTCGACGAAAATCTGTCCAAAAGCTGTATGGAAGTCCGGTGA
- a CDS encoding DUF3226 domain-containing protein, with protein MSNKLLVESKNDMLFVQALIDYLNLEGIEIDIPICQPDDYECMEGLNASKLEEALTIIKRSLVKERIEKIGIIIDQDSKPAAERLSLVNEAIKNVFETEEEIEDTGKFIKIRDQDDDTSAMELACFLTNVDGEGELETVLRAIKAEESVYADCLESWRTCLKDHHKKISDKDFDKFWVNNYIRFDTCRRRERKQAGRKCSMSAFEYVMTRKTEIWDFDHAVLNEFKNFLHLFASQHRQDA; from the coding sequence GTGAGCAATAAACTGCTTGTGGAAAGCAAAAATGACATGCTTTTCGTCCAGGCGCTGATTGACTATCTGAATCTGGAGGGCATTGAAATTGATATTCCCATATGTCAGCCGGATGATTATGAGTGTATGGAAGGGCTGAATGCTTCAAAACTTGAGGAGGCGCTGACAATCATAAAGAGAAGCCTGGTCAAGGAACGGATTGAAAAAATCGGCATCATTATTGATCAGGATAGCAAGCCGGCGGCGGAACGCCTCAGCCTCGTCAATGAGGCCATAAAAAATGTTTTTGAAACAGAGGAAGAGATTGAAGATACTGGTAAATTCATCAAAATCCGAGATCAGGATGACGACACATCAGCTATGGAACTGGCCTGCTTCCTGACCAACGTGGACGGAGAGGGGGAGCTTGAAACCGTTCTCAGGGCGATCAAAGCTGAAGAATCTGTTTATGCGGATTGCCTGGAAAGCTGGCGGACGTGTTTAAAGGACCACCATAAAAAAATATCCGATAAAGACTTTGATAAATTCTGGGTAAACAATTATATACGCTTTGACACCTGCCGGAGAAGAGAGCGAAAGCAGGCGGGGCGGAAATGCAGCATGTCCGCATTTGAATATGTGATGACCCGTAAAACAGAAATATGGGATTTTGATCACGCAGTTCTGAACGAATTTAAAAATTTTTTACATCTTTTTGCATCACAGCATCGGCAGGATGCTTGA
- a CDS encoding AAA family ATPase, giving the protein MISEIEIRNFRCFEETRISGFRRVNLIGGLNNSGKTALLEALYLNASVETKCVVNLMRFRREDLEFAKSIPEKAWSNFFFNQNNISPAIIKSKGSDEDVDLKIWCDDSAENFFLKFEDEFEKNEDLDEDLIEIKDLLSNNQYKKAALHLTWYINGKKIPQLSLIATSKGIISKELKFPSTKQVKFIPAALRTSKSALAREFDMSELSGNTDKVLEAIKLIDSSIKEAKTLSIGEPTLYLKKEGGVYLPISLYGEAVSKVADFILRIVNHQGHILLIDEIENGIHYTHQPRLWEMLFKLAVEFDIQIFATTHSLEMIRAFAETGLQQEDKEMAAYIELTRHIRTGQITGIAREPKELEYTLRRGVGVRGEQ; this is encoded by the coding sequence ATGATTTCCGAAATCGAAATCCGAAACTTCAGGTGCTTTGAAGAGACCCGGATATCCGGCTTCCGACGGGTCAATCTGATCGGCGGACTGAACAATTCGGGAAAAACCGCTTTGTTGGAAGCGCTGTATCTCAATGCTTCTGTAGAAACTAAATGTGTTGTAAATTTGATGCGTTTCAGAAGAGAAGATCTGGAATTTGCCAAGTCAATCCCTGAAAAAGCTTGGAGTAATTTTTTTTTCAATCAAAATAATATTTCTCCGGCTATTATTAAATCAAAAGGTTCTGATGAGGATGTAGATTTAAAAATATGGTGTGATGATTCTGCCGAAAATTTTTTTCTCAAATTTGAAGACGAATTTGAGAAAAATGAAGATTTAGATGAAGATTTAATTGAAATAAAAGATTTACTTTCCAACAATCAGTATAAAAAGGCTGCGCTTCACTTGACTTGGTATATTAATGGGAAAAAAATTCCACAACTTTCATTAATTGCAACCTCTAAAGGAATTATAAGTAAGGAGCTTAAATTTCCTAGCACAAAACAGGTTAAATTTATTCCTGCTGCGCTTAGGACCTCAAAGTCCGCATTAGCCAGAGAATTTGATATGTCAGAGTTAAGCGGAAATACAGATAAAGTATTAGAAGCTATTAAATTAATTGATTCTTCAATCAAGGAAGCTAAAACTTTGAGTATTGGAGAACCTACTCTTTACCTGAAAAAAGAAGGCGGAGTCTATTTGCCAATATCTCTTTATGGCGAGGCGGTTTCCAAGGTTGCGGATTTTATTCTGAGAATTGTGAACCATCAGGGGCACATTCTGCTGATAGATGAAATCGAAAACGGCATTCATTACACCCACCAGCCCCGGCTCTGGGAAATGCTTTTCAAGCTCGCTGTCGAATTCGATATTCAGATATTTGCCACCACCCACAGCCTGGAAATGATCCGGGCCTTTGCCGAAACCGGGTTACAGCAGGAAGATAAGGAAATGGCCGCGTATATCGAACTGACCCGCCATATCCGGACCGGCCAGATCACCGGCATTGCCAGAGAGCCGAAGGAGCTTGAATACACGCTGAGGCGCGGGGTGGGGGTTCGGGGTGAGCAATAA
- a CDS encoding radical SAM protein, whose translation MKTRKTVSFSKNSTNVFFHILTQCNLRCRHCYINREQHGDTMLPLETIESWLAAAARNTGAANVIFLGGEPTLHPDLAPAIRKARVLGYQSVTVDTNGYLFHDILDRVGPDEVDYFSFSLDGATRETNDAIRGAGVYDTCLPNIRKAVARGFHTSLIYTVSNANIGELEMMLPLLGDLGIDRFFIQVIGIRGNSAKAEETLQVSREKWLAVVPDVAEKVADLGITVTFPKVFLAADEAFECAGLCADNYFIFPNGRVYRCPLCEDFPLHALSFDGNRLVPMPGLSEDDFFRLTIPEGCVMNKLIQPDNLSYSPDGTPAYQVACCMLKEEIRKI comes from the coding sequence ATGAAAACCCGAAAGACCGTTTCTTTTTCCAAAAATTCGACCAATGTCTTTTTTCACATCCTGACCCAGTGCAATCTCAGATGCAGACATTGCTATATCAACCGGGAGCAGCACGGCGACACCATGCTCCCCTTGGAGACCATTGAAAGCTGGCTGGCCGCGGCTGCCCGAAATACCGGCGCGGCCAACGTCATTTTTCTGGGCGGAGAGCCGACCCTCCACCCGGACTTGGCCCCGGCGATCAGAAAGGCCAGGGTGCTGGGCTATCAGTCCGTCACGGTGGATACCAACGGCTACCTGTTCCACGATATTCTGGACAGGGTCGGACCGGATGAGGTGGACTATTTCAGCTTCAGTCTGGACGGGGCAACCCGTGAGACCAACGACGCGATCCGGGGGGCGGGCGTTTATGACACCTGTCTGCCCAACATCCGAAAGGCCGTTGCCAGGGGATTTCACACCAGCCTGATCTACACGGTGAGCAACGCCAACATCGGTGAACTGGAAATGATGCTCCCCCTGCTGGGCGATCTGGGCATCGACCGCTTTTTTATCCAGGTGATCGGCATCCGGGGCAACTCGGCCAAGGCCGAGGAGACGCTTCAGGTCTCCCGCGAAAAGTGGCTGGCGGTGGTTCCCGATGTGGCGGAAAAGGTGGCCGATCTCGGCATTACGGTCACGTTTCCCAAAGTTTTTCTGGCGGCGGACGAGGCCTTTGAGTGTGCCGGACTTTGCGCGGACAACTACTTTATTTTCCCCAATGGCCGGGTGTACCGCTGTCCCCTGTGCGAGGATTTCCCCCTTCACGCCCTCTCCTTTGACGGAAACCGGCTGGTTCCCATGCCCGGACTCAGTGAGGATGATTTCTTCCGGCTGACCATCCCCGAAGGATGCGTGATGAACAAGCTGATTCAGCCGGATAACCTGAGTTACAGCCCGGACGGCACCCCCGCATACCAAGTGGCCTGCTGTATGCTCAAAGAGGAGATCCGGAAAATATAA